One Lachancea thermotolerans CBS 6340 chromosome F complete sequence DNA window includes the following coding sequences:
- the MEC1 gene encoding protein kinase MEC1 (similar to uniprot|P38111 Saccharomyces cerevisiae YBR136W MEC1 Central regulator of the Mec1p/Tel1p signaling network; required for mitotic growth, DNA repair and mitotic recombination,regulates phosphorylation of Rad53p, required for dmc1 arrest and meiotic recombination; similar to phosphatidylinositol(PI)3- kinases required for DNA damage induced checkpoint responses in G1, S/M, intra S, and G2/M in mitosis) yields the protein MESRVKYLDELVLAIKTSRDEESPNQVFPPEPPTNGDHKSFKVVVTLLKNLKSPGVPSSVFVRSLEALDLLFQSKTYLLLGAVETGSTESGLIWLLKQILEVSTTHWESVHYKWLLKQKVASWCKLASDCQEFEAKSLISTFVFGQVAKLETQLTSVFNKPLEEHLFTEICKRIHALCEWCNHKGFQSSVLMFDETLQANKWDYFFQRLVRIVLYVLDSISNDAIAIEELQVKFISLVTSYVVMKGTKYRGLRRTANYKLPFSYALETINPFLTSVGRSLKPQNDALFAKCVLRLFSIAIADASTFELFQETCPFEEWHETYVTGGIDPKLLSYTEKALILVFYDCKRRSAKPSQLVMVNDACIFSSGEYKKLHSAVLRPFDQSRQLENLRKHILQGFQPDIWSLKSADYALLGSKINSIDTQSAFNDLESMIIRNFKQKNVRSQVYVLRIVGKLACHESSCECIKNDWNSCFICENSLPGASLDLIDQERPDALTKSHAFRLLLTHFIKNQDLYEFSESLLTALIFALKRVFAHFKPPNIIPQEKNKEPQQLLSSLVKHLFLTPNRYIRLVSVNLVSSWSFSNAHGLDDLQTAYFISFLQERTYPSFTETSLMAWVCLTLSTKGDYFDPLLVKLIDMFNSTDFAERSMMTHQLRYVSWLKKKTPYQLLSPILPTLLKQIGKNLVEKKLTFQRLADFLEYPQKTILENFQRYIVPYAITQYKNDVITEISNIMCDYEEDELSAQKEKLLKKNSRQIFAVALVKHGFFSVDTLESLFVNCLPTFDRSYVTGYLPDYKTLAEILKLYKNFDEHSDSKTSNESMILSALRFLFTKFNTEKRRSSRSKLLADWSDELEARFHKELQENILGIFQVFSSDMHDVEGRTTYFEKLRVINGIHFLIKHASSECIISALAQISICLQTGQEVPEIRANAFCCWFDLIKRLTQEQLSTVIDSFVPFMLQKWHNFNQKSKRIVRNILNVLINEKKDLILSTRPYITVALVNMHELRALEENKSFARLVNKVLYTTNWYQEYSKNLQSKNNYLIHQSLCDVRSLLLKRQIENYARAESSGSLKFDIAMLLGSLLDASYRFRADNLELCKECIAVIGIIGVLDATKHQLPRISTHMRDVYDFSDHSQTIKFLIKITDSILVPAFWECENPTKQLFVALVMQESLKYCGLSASSWDIQKPDLYPNEAKLWARFNDISKTTLYPLRSSLYMAQSWKEYSPISHPSFNPKEGYRSWLKNLTLDLLKTSTDESHPLHVFSSLIREDDGFLSENLLPYVIMDILIKAEEHTTFKRFADNLALEFTYIFELEHPSLNHYQVDSLKMCYEIIFKVFEYCKKWITQFKQNYYKKYGTFTIREQKTSKIIERINNFLVIIPYGLLAQRSLETDSFERSALYLEQSYRIKDGSYFGNDKLLPYLQRTYAEIGDIDSVDGVLKVFSTGSVTSKIEELQYTPNWGMAQQCFEALGNIPEPSEKYKELCFSGNTKMLKSMYDHQQYDQVLAKLASLVPSQYKSTDCTNNEWTSMGIECAYLSGQNDALAEWVARLESWEGQNDPMTCLHYNFGKLILALAQGDKDKALLYSERCHKVIGAKFSVSSINTTLLKVRDIILKLHAIRDLWIISGSSESSTIDAVEKVLKVRLDNIGTDFEPRHFLLSVRKSFNLLKNEGSNSLTLAEDFFRIAQNARVNSRADLASSALIPALICDFPNADLEYAEVLWNQGENDKAIKLVAEIHQKLQSRPGLKPRERAKVYLKYTEWLDFSNNSISEQIIRQYNDVIRTDSSWSEPYYSLGLYFSRLLEKRSAEGFVTNGKFENKSISYFLLAFEKDTTRVREALPKVVTFWLDTAHMYVSESNSARRETLKRSVEDQCKKIESAIKACPAYIWYSVLTQLLSRLLHPHKTSMQLMMHILLNLATEYPSHILWYVSALMNSSSSTRAAVGAHIAEQFKQRAGGTAGLLDSSEALVKALTNVCVTEVKSSSSRSGRFLDKDFNFDMKMAPCNMVVPISANLEMLTPSSGESLSGFHAFNKVISIVKFGSSYKIFSSLKKPKKLNVVGSDGRIYGIMCKKEDVRQDNQYMQFSTTMDFLLSKDSASRKRGLGITTYAVMSLREDCGLIEIVPNVTTLRSILVTKYDSMKIKYSLKALHDKWQSLPDDQKLGFFKDLLLKFPPVLYQWFLEIFPDAIAWYKARSTFSRSYAVMAMVGHILGLGDRHCENILLNVETGKVLHVDFDCLFEKGKRLPIPEIVPFRLTHNLEDALGITGTEGTFKKTSQVTLELMRGNEVALVNIIETIMYDRNMDHSLQKALKVLRNKIRGIDARDGLVLSVAGQVETVIQESTSEENLSKMYVGWLPFW from the coding sequence ATGGAGTCTCGCGTCAAGTACCTGGATGAGCTAGTTTTGGCAATTAAAACCTCCAGGGACGAAGAGTCGCCTAACCAGGTCTTTCCTCCTGAGCCGCCGACCAACGGTGATCATAAGTCCTTCAAAGTAGTTGTGACGCTACTAAAGAACCTCAAGTCACCCGGGGTGCCTAGCAGCGTCTTCGTGAGATCACTTGAGGCGTTggatcttcttttccagaGCAAAACatatcttcttctcggcGCGGTTGAGACGGGCTCCACCGAGTCTGGTCTTATATGGCTACTGAAACAAATACTGGAGGTATCAACTACGCATTGGGAATCTGTTCATTACAAATGGCTACTGAAGCAAAAGGTTGCTTCCTGGTGCAAACTCGCTTCGGATTGCCAGGAGTTTGAGGCCAAAAGTCTAATATCTACGTTTGTATTCGGGCAGGTCGCAAAATTGGAAACGCAGCTTACAAGTGTTTTTAACAAGCCCCTCGAAGAACATCTGTTCACAGAGATCTGCAAAAGGATACATGCGCTATGTGAATGGTGTAATCATAAAGGTTTTCAATCCTCGGTTTTAATGTTTGATGAAACGCTACAAGCTAACAAGTGGGACTATTTTTTCCAGAGGCTTGTCAGGATTGTGCTCTACGTTCTAGACTCTATTTCCAACGACGCTATCGCTATCGAGGAGCTACAAGTCAAGTTCATATCTCTTGTCACTAGCTATGTGGTCATGAAGGGAACAAAATATAGAGGGCTACGTCGCACTGCGAATTATAAATTACCCTTTTCATATGCTTTGGAAACGATAAACCCTTTTTTGACATCTGTTGGACGCTCACTAAAACCTCAAAACGATGCTCTTTTTGCAAAGTGCGTGCTTAGACTTTTCTCTATTGCAATCGCAGATGCTTCGACATTTGAGCTGTTCCAGGAAACCTGTCCGTTTGAAGAATGGCACGAAACTTACGTTACAGGCGGCATTGATCCAAAGCTGTTAAGTTACACTGAAAAGGCCCTTATATTGGTTTTTTATGATTGCAAAAGACGGTCCGCAAAACCATCTCAGCTGGTTATGGTAAACGATGCTTGCATTTTCAGTTCCGGAGAATATAAGAAACTTCACTCAGCTGTGCTGAGGCCTTTCGATCAGAGCCGCcagcttgaaaatctcaGGAAGCACATTCTACAGGGGTTTCAGCCCGACATTTGGAGCCTCAAAAGTGCAGACTATGCACTACTCGGCTCGAAAATAAATTCTATCGATACACAGAGTGCCTTTAATGACTTGGAAAGCATGATAATACGAAATTTCAAACAGAAAAATGTTCGTTCTCAAGTTTATGTTCTAAGAATAGTTGGGAAATTAGCCTGTCATGAGAGCAGTTGCGAGTGTATTAAAAACGACTGGAATTCGTGTTTTATATGCGAAAATTCTCTTCCGGGTGCCTCGCTTGACCTTATTGATCAGGAGAGGCCAGATGCTTTAACAAAAAGTCATGCTTTCAGGTTACTTTTGACGCATTTTATTAAAAACCAAGACTTGTATGAATTTAGCGAGTCTCTCCTTACAGCACTCATATTCGCACTGAAAAGGGTTTTTGCTCACTTCAAGCCTCCGAACATTATTCCTcaggaaaagaacaaagagccacaacagcttctttccTCACTAGTGAAACACCTTTTCTTGACACCTAACAGATACATTCGTCTTGTATCCGTGAATTTGGTTTCTTCCTGGAGTTTTTCAAATGCTCACGGTTTGGATGATTTACAAACAGCGTATTTCATTAGTTTTTTGCAAGAGAGGACATACCCCTCTTTTACCGAGACTTCTCTTATGGCGTGGGTTTGTCTGACTTTATCAACGAAAGGTGACTATTTCGATCCTTTGTTGGTAAAATTAATAGATATGTTCAATTCAACCGATTTTGCTGAGCGCAGTATGATGACTCACCAACTAAGGTATGTTTCGtggctcaagaaaaagactCCCTaccagcttctttctcctaTATTACCTACCCTCCTGAAGCAAATAGGGAAAAACCTGGTTGAGAAAAAGCTCACATTTCAGAGACTGGCGGACTTTCTTGAGTACCCTCAAAAAACCATATTAGAGAATTTTCAGAGGTATATTGTACCTTATGCAATTACCCAGTACAAAAATGATGTGATTACTGAAATCTCAAACATAATGTGCGActatgaagaagatgaacTCTCAGCTCAAAaggagaagcttttgaaaaaaaatagtCGGCAAATCTTTGCTGTTGCTCTTGTAAAACATGGATTTTTTTCTGTTGATACCTTGGAGTCGCTGTTTGTTAATTGCTTGCCAACTTTTGACAGGAGCTACGTTACGGGATACCTGCCCGATTACAAGACTCTTGCAGAGATTCTGAAACtatacaaaaactttgacGAGCATTCAGATTCCAAAACTAGTAACGAATCTATGATCCTTAGTGCTCTAAGATTTTTGTTCACTAAATTCAATACAGAAAAACGCCGCAGCTCGCgatcaaagcttttggctGATTGGTCTGATGAACTAGAGGCAAGATTTCACAAAGAGTTACAAGAGAATATATTGGgaattttccaagttttctCCAGTGATATGCACGATGTTGAAGGACGTACCAcctattttgaaaaacttaGAGTTATCAACGGTATCCATTTTCTAATAAAGCACGCGTCTTCGGAGTGTATTATTTCTGCGTTGGCCCAAATAAGCATATGTTTGCAAACTGGGCAAGAGGTTCCTGAGATCAGGGCCAACGCTTTTTGTTGCTGGTTTGACCTAATTAAGCGTTTAACGCAAGAACAACTATCTACAGTTATTGATAGCTTTGTCCCATTTATGCTCCAAAAATGGCACAACTTCAATCAAAAGTCCAAAAGAATAGTGCGGAACATTTTGAATGTTCTCAtaaatgaaaaaaaagatcttATATTGAGTACAAGACCATATATTACCGTGGCTTTGGTGAACATGCATGAGCTGCGTGCCTTAGAGGAGAACAAGTCTTTTGCAAGGCTCGTAAACAAAGTTCTTTATACCACTAACTGGTATCAAGAGTATTCGAAGAATTTGCAAAGTAAGAACAATTACCTCATCCACCAAAGTCTCTGTGACGTCAGGTCTTTGCTGTTAAAAAGACAGATCGAGAACTATGCCCGCGCAGAGTCGAGTGGTTCATTAAAGTTTGATATTGCTATGTTATTGGGAAGTCTACTGGATGCTTCGTATAGATTTAGAGCGGATAATCTAGAACTCTGCAAAGAGTGCATAGCAGTTATCGGCATCATTGGGGTTTTAGATGCGACGAAACACCAACTCCCACGAATATCAACACACATGAGAGATGTTTATGACTTTAGTGACCATTCGCAGACCATAAAGTTTCTCATAAAAATAACAGATAGCATCCTAGttccagctttttgggAATGCGAGAACCCTACtaagcagctttttgtggCATTGGTGATGCAGGAgtctttgaaatattgCGGCCTCAGCGCTTCCTCTTGGGATATTCAAAAACCAGACTTGTATCCCAATGAAGCTAAATTATGGGCTAGGTTCAACgacatttcaaaaacaacttTGTATCCACTAAGGTCTTCGTTATACATGGCTCAATCTTGGAAAGAATATAGCCCAATATCGCATCCGTCATTTAACCCTAAAGAAGGATACAGGAGCTGGCTTAAAAACCTCACTTTGGATCTGTTAAAAACAAGCACTGATGAAAGCCATCCTCTTCATGTTTTTTCCTCCTTAATACGTGAGGATGACGGTTTTTTATCAGAAAATCTGCTTCCCTATGTGATAATGGATATACTAATAAAAGCAGAAGAGCATACTAccttcaaaagatttgCGGACAACCTTGCTTTAGAATTCACGTacatttttgagcttgagcatCCTTCGCTTAACCATTATCAAGTCGATTCCCTCAAAATGTGCTATGAAATAATATTCAAAGTGTTTGAATACTGCAAGAAATGGATAACACAGTTCAAGCAAAATTACTACAAAAAGTATGGCACTTTTACTATACGCGAGCAGAAGACATCCAAAATTATTGAAAGAATTAACAATTTCTTGGTAATCATCCCTTATGGACTCCTGGCACAAAGATCTTTAGAGACtgattcttttgaaaggtcCGCACTATATCTGGAACAATCCTACAGAATTAAAGACGGAAGTTATTTTGGAAATGATAAGCTCCTCCCATATCTTCAGAGAACATACGCCGAAATTGGTGACATTGACTCTGTTGATGGtgttttgaaggttttctcTACAGGTAGCGTCACAtccaaaatcgaagagctgcaaTATACGCCAAATTGGGGAATGGCGCAGcaatgctttgaagctctggGTAATATTCCAGAGCCCTCTGAAAAATACAAAGAGCTATGCTTCTCAGGAAATACCAAGATGCTGAAATCGATGTACGACCACCAGCAGTATGACCAAGTTcttgcaaaacttgcaTCCTTGGTACCAAGTCAATATAAGTCTACGGATTGCACCAACAATGAATGGACAAGTATGGGGATTGAATGTGCATACCTCAGTGGGCAAAACGATGCTCTTGCGGAATGGGTTGCTCGGTTAGAGAGCTGGGAGGGGCAAAATGACCCAATGACCTGTTTGCACTACAATTTCGGAAAGCTTATTTTGGCGCTTGCGCAGGGTGATAAAGATAAAGCTCTACTCTACTCGGAGAGGTGTCACAAGGTTATAGGCGCCAAGTTTTCGGTCTCATCGATAAACACTACACTTCTTAAAGTCCGTGATATTATTCTAAAACTTCATGCTATTAGGGATCTTTGGATAATTTCAGGCTCCTCTGAGTCTTCCACTATCGATGCAGTCGAGAAAGTTCTGAAAGTTAGGCTTGATAACATTGGAACGGACTTTGAACCCCGTCATTTCCTGCTTTCAGTACGGAAATCGTTtaatttgttgaaaaatgaaggAAGTAATAGCTTAACCTTGGCAGAGGACTTTTTCCGGATCGCACAAAATGCGCGGGTAAACTCGCGTGCCGATCTTGCCAGTAGCGCTTTGATTCCTGCTTTAATATGCGATTTTCCAAACGCCGACCTGGAGTACGCTGAAGTACTGTGGAATCAGGGTGAAAACGATAAAGCGATCAAACTGGTTGCAGAAATACACCAGAAATTGCAAAGCCGGCCCGGACTCAAACCAAGAGAGCGCGCTAAAGTTTACCTGAAATACACAGAATGGCttgatttttcaaacaattCTATTTCAGAACAAATAATAAGACAGTATAACGATGTCATCCGCACCGATTCTTCTTGGAGCGAACCATATTACTCACTCGGACTTTATTTCAGCAGACTTCTGGAAAAGAGAAGTGCAGAAGGTTTTGTGACGAATGGTAAATTCGAGAATAAGTCAATATCCTATTTTCTTCTAGCGTTTGAAAAAGATACTACAAGAGTAAGGGAAGCTCTTCCTAAGGTCGTTACTTTTTGGCTGGACACCGCGCACATGTATGTCAGCGAGTCAAACTCGGCTCGTCGAGAAACGCTAAAAAGGTCAGTCGAGGACCAGTGTAAAAAAATAGAGAGTGCAATAAAAGCGTGCCCCGCGTATATTTGGTACTCTGTTCTGACGCAATTACTTTCCCGTTTGCTGCATCCGCACAAGACCTCCATGCAACTCATGATGCATATATTGCTAAATTTAGCTACCGAGTACCCTTCACATATCCTGTGGTATGTTTCGGCATTGATGAATTCAAGCTCGTCAACCAGAGCCGCAGTTGGAGCTCATATAGCTGAACAATTCAAGCAGCGTGCAGGCGGCACGGCTGGGTTGTTAGACTCTTCCGAAGCTTTAGTCAAGGCACTAACCAATGTCTGCGTTACAGAAGTCAAGTCGTCTAGTAGTAGATCGGGGAGATTCCTCGACAAAGATTTCAACTTTGACATGAAAATGGCACCATGTAATATGGTAGTGCCAATAAGTGCCAACCTTGAAATGTTAACACCTAGTTCTGGTGAAAGTTTGTCAGGATTCCATGCATTTAACAAGGTGATTTCGATAGTGAAATTTGGCTCCTCTTACAAGATCTTCTCATCACtaaagaagccaaaaaaactAAATGTTGTGGGCTCCGATGGCAGAATATATGGTATTATGTGCAAGAAAGAAGATGTCCGCCAAGACAACCAGTACATGCAGTTTTCGACAACGATGGATTTTCTACTGAGTAAAGATTCCGcgtcaagaaaaagaggccTTGGTATAACAACTTACGCCGTAATGTCATTGCGAGAGGACTGCGGATTGATTGAAATTGTTCCAAACGTCACGACTCTTCGGTCGATTCTTGTTACCAAGTATGACAGCATGAAAATAAAATATAGCCTCAAGGCATTACATGACAAATGGCAATCCCTGCCTGATGACCAGAAATTAGGATTCTTTAAGGATCTGCTACTGAAGTTTCCTCCCGTGTTGTATCAATGGTTTCTTGAGATATTTCCTGATGCCATTGCATGGTACAAAGCCAGAAGTACTTTCTCAAGGTCATATGCAGTTATGGCCATGGTCGGACACATTCTGGGATTAGGAG
- the CKS1 gene encoding cyclin-dependent protein kinase regulatory subunit CKS1 (highly similar to uniprot|P20486 Saccharomyces cerevisiae YBR135W CKS1 Subunit of the Cdc28 protein kinase required for mitotic proteolysis may also be involved in the proteolysis of the G1 cyclins), whose translation MYQHGHAFQGRKLTDQERARVLEFQDTIHYSPRYSDDTHEYRHVMLPKAMLKVIPSDYFNSETGTLRILTEDEWRGLGVTQSLGWEHYECHAPEPHILLFKRVLDYKVER comes from the coding sequence ATGTATCAGCACGGTCACGCATTTCAGGGAAGGAAACTCACAGACCAAGAAAGAGCACGGGTTTTAGAGTTTCAGGACACAATTCATTACTCACCTCGTTACTCAGATGACACACATGAATACAGACATGTCATGCTTCCTAAGGCAATGTTGAAGGTAATCCCTTCAGACTACTTTAATTCTGAAACGGGAACGCTAAGGATCTTGACTGAAGATGAATGGCGCGGTCTGGGCGTGACACAGTCTCTTGGCTGGGAGCATTACGAATGTCATGCCCCCGAGCCTCATATCCTGCTATTCAAACGGGTTCTTGACTACAAGGTCGAAAGGTGA
- the HSL7 gene encoding protein arginine N-methyltransferase (similar to uniprot|P38274 Saccharomyces cerevisiae YBR133C HSL7 Protein arginine N-methyltransferase, bud neck localization), with translation MKSNVFVGLKPAVGAGADYKKSGDNYDYILHPITNSRYRERVKKVFQEYRAEVDRNVTLWVPEPQLQELCIPPSTSKEDSPSFIGLLSSWVDLESTDTCVRELSYQVLINEWNYAKFVGIKQLILAPPKNLANLHCYALMVARLLLKCDAESPVLSISLPFFEDTDPLSTWELWGTIRKTCGYHPSLTISLALPRDRTPSYVLQRWLAEPVTCLLVSSSIFATNQYNYPVLNKFNQQIIFEFQKINGNSQARLSELCVILHGIEKYAAQVKGGEPAYLEYVNYLLKRGDKVLAAESVSTPGKYSEPRIMPPLDPYSDEISNAVYHTFEQDRVKYELYGRAIKEALKEMKINRMAGASALNSAPVTILIAGAGRGPLVDEAFKAVKELNIQNCHMVALEKSSQAILYLQKRKYEYWKDAVEIVKDDMCTWQSSIKIDLCVSELLGSFGCNELSPECLSNIERNNCKKGTVFIPQSYSSFLAPISSPLLYQTLKNLDVPDPFEKPWIVHSIPYCIISTKINEAWCFQHPPATINDQLTKSVVTDFKIKNKCEVHGLMGFFKATLYGDIGLSIVPDDSTIKLIGDTDFIPDSEKRSSGLYVKGEHTPNMTSWSPIIFPLKQPLFIPDDTELEVFMTRNHSSVNRKFWYEWSVSSYVYLVMSDRSPPSRRPINKPPVQSGYEETSQDNGFYSSPPAIGVERAFERFRPSPNYLSEHGISGFDEESEAFEGAESESGFLGHQQSGWKSVNDIHGLGIKNPPVFDLHSPLGHSASGDHSAAEEYHVRVKTGVSELHNVGGRFNNISLR, from the coding sequence ATGAAAAgtaatgtttttgtagGGTTGAAGCCAGCTGTTGGAGCTGGAGCGGACTACAAGAAGAGCGGAGATAATTACGACTATATTTTGCATCCGATCACAAACTCTCGTTACCGCGAACGTGTGAAGAAGGTATTTCAAGAATATCGGGCAGAGGTTGACAGGAATGTGACACTTTGGGTCCCTGAACCTCAGCTGCAAGAACTTTGTATACCACCTTCAACTTCTAAGGAAGATTCTCCTAGCTTTATTGGCCTATTATCGTCGTGGGTTGACTTAGAGAGTACGGACACTTGTGTTCGAGAACTCAGCTACCAGGTCTTAATCAACGAGTGGAATTATGCCAAGTTTGTAGGCATTAAGCAGCTGATCCTGGCACCGCCCAAGAACCTGGCGAACTTGCATTGTTACGCACTGATGGTCGCGCGCCTTCTCTTGAAGTGCGACGCTGAGTCTCCGGTGCTGTCCATCTCCCTGCCTTTTTTCGAAGACACCGATCCGCTTTCAACGTGGGAGTTATGGGGCACTATACGAAAAACTTGCGGGTATCATCCCAGCCTGACCATTTCACTTGCATTGCCAAGAGACAGAACGCCTTCCTACGTGCTTCAAAGATGGCTCGCAGAACCCGTGACATGCCTTTTagtttcttcatcgatTTTTGCCACGAATCAGTACAACTACCCAGTTCTGAACAAATTCAACCAGCAAATTATATttgagtttcaaaagatcaatGGAAACTCGCAAGCAAGGCTCTCCGAGCTCTGTGTTATATTGCATGGTATAGAAAAATATGCCGCCCAGGTAAAAGGTGGCGAGCCCGCTTACCTTGAATACGTGAACTATTTACTCAAACGTGGAGATAAGGTTTTAGCGGCAGAGTCTGTAAGCACACCTGGAAAATATTCAGAGCCTAGGATTATGCCGCCGCTTGACCCTTATTCTGACGAAATCTCAAACGCGGTCTACCACACCTTCGAGCAGGATAGAGTGAAGTATGAGCTATACGGCCGAGCCATTAAagaggctttgaaagagatgAAGATAAATCGCATGGCAGGAGCGTCAGCATTGAATAGTGCACCTGTGACAATACTGATTGCGGGTGCTGGCAGGGGCCCCCTGGTTGacgaagctttcaaagctgtcAAGGAGCTCAATATTCAAAACTGTCATATGGTGGCCTTGGAAAAAAGTTCACAGGCCATCCTTTACTTGCAGAAGCGCAAATACGAATATTGGAAAGATGCTGTCGAAATTGTGAAAGATGACATGTGCACTTGGCAAAGCAGCATTAAAATTGATCTCTGCGTCAGCGAGCTTCTGGGCTCATTTGGCTGTAACGAGCTTTCGCCAGAGTGCTTGAGCAACATAGAGAGAAACAATTGCAAAAAAGGCACTGTATTCATACCCCAGTCCTATTCGTCATTTCTCGCCCCAATTTCATCCCCACTGCTTTATCAAACTCTGAAGAATCTGGATGTTCCAGATCCTTTCGAAAAGCCTTGGATCGTTCACAGCATTCCCTATTGCATTATTTCCACAAAAATCAATGAGGCTTGGTGCTTTCAGCATCCTCCTGCTACCATCAATGACCAATTAACCAAGTCAGTAGTGACagatttcaaaataaaaaatAAATGTGAGGTTCATGGCCTCATGGGGTTCTTTAAAGCTACCTTGTATGGGGATATCGGCTTATCAATAGTGCCAGACGATTCAACAATCAAGTTGATTGGAGATACAGATTTTATACCTGACTCTGAGAAGCGATCCTCAGGTTTGTACGTTAAAGGGGAGCATACACCGAACATGACATCTTGGTCACCTATCATTTTTCCATTGAAGCAGCCCTTATTTATCCCCGATGACACTGAGCTAGAGGTTTTTATGACGAGAAACCACAGCTCAGTAAACCGGAAATTTTGGTATGAGTGGTCAGTGAGCTCATACGTATACCTTGTCATGTCTGACCGTTCCCCACCGTCACGTAGGCCAATCAATAAGCCTCCGGTGCAATCAGGCTACGAAGAAACTTCTCAAGACAATGGATTCTACTCTTCACCGCCCGCTATTGGTGTCGAAAGGGCTTTTGAACGATTTCGGCCTTCACCTAATTATCTCTCGGAGCACGGTATTAGCGGCTTTGATGAAGAGAGCGAAGCATTTGAGGGGGCAGAAAGCGAGAGTGGATTTCTCGGCCACCAACAAAGTGGATGGAAAAGTGTTAATGACATCCATGGACTGGGAATAAAGAATCCCCCCGTTTTTGATCTGCATTCCCCTTTAGGACATTCTGCTTCAGGTGATCATTCCGCCGCGGAAGAGTATCACGTCCGGGTCAAAACTGGTGTTTCCGAATTGCATAACGTTGGTGGCAGGTTTAATAACATATCACTGAGATGA